A window from Manduca sexta isolate Smith_Timp_Sample1 chromosome 24, JHU_Msex_v1.0, whole genome shotgun sequence encodes these proteins:
- the LOC115440464 gene encoding xanthine dehydrogenase, translated as MGEMESLIPQGAQTSLIFFVNGKKIEEPNADPEWTLLWYLRRKLHLTGTKYGCGEGGCGACTVMLSQYLRKEGRVKHMAINACLTPVCAMHGLAVTTVEGIGTTQDKLHPVQERIAKSHGSQCGFCTPGIVMSMYALLRSRNKIEYHDIETALQGNLCRCTGYRPILEGFKTFIEGWEKHYVPVEQGSCIMGKECCRNKKATKLDEIESDKSKFIPYDPTQEPIFPPELKLHNYYDESFLFIRGPNVIWIRPRNVKELLSIKHKYPTSKIVVGNTEIGVEMKFKKIVYPILLSPSTICDMMSCKVSDQGIIIGAATSLTDLQNFLEQDIKVDSNMTKVFSAIKRMLHWFAGNQVRNVASLAGNIITASPISDLNPILMASAAVLNVCSLERGYRKVTINENFFKSYRKTALNDDEIVVSIEIPFTESMQFFKAYKQARRRDDDISIVTAAFNIKFDQTNAIVSEAFMCFGGMGPTTFYAKRSSNLLVGQTWKENVISDVCDSLMEELHLESNAPGGMAEYRKSLCLSLFFRFYLYVSQKITKFNGFKINNYDLSGIDEIPLMEPNSSQCYEMKNNAEKPDAVGKPLPHLSAFKQATGEAIYCDDILPVEGELHLSLILSSESHAKIVSIDPSKALALPGVVAFFSAQDLSEQCNKMGPILKDEEVFSRDKVISQACVIGAIVAKSEMVSKRAKNLVTVTYERLDPVIITTEDAIEHKSYFSGYPQQIKKGDVENAFLKSKHVVEGKIRIGAQEHFYLETISAYAIRKEDELEIISTTQAPAEIGHTVAQCLQIRNHKVISKVKRIGGGFGGKETRASVLAVPVAIAAYKLKKPVRSVLDRDEDMQITGYRHPFLIKYKASFNEEGRITGVLYDLYANAGYSMDISCSMIDRTIFHVDNSYFIQNIEVNGYLCKTNMPSNTAFRGFGAPQAMLAAETMIRHIASVINKSYEEIVEINLYREGHLTHFNQVLSHCTLSKCWNQCIETSGYLKRKKSVEEFNRSNRWKKKGISLVPTKYGISFGSDFLMQAGALILVYADGSVLLSIGGIEMGQGLYTKMIQVASKALEIDYTKIYINETATDKVPNASPTAASISSDLYGMAVINACNILKKRISSYKEKNPSGSWEDWISCAYMDRVSLFATGFYAAPKIEYNREKNSGNLYEYFTYGVACSEVIIDCLTGDHQVLRSDIVMDVGESLNPAIDIGQIEGAFMQGYGLFTIEEMVFSPRGDILSKGPGAYKIPAFSDIPKVFNVSLLKGAPNPRAVYSSKAVGEPPLFLAASIYFAIKEAIKSARIDSGVHPEFELDTPATCARIRMACEDTITKQVKPTIKSNAVPWNVVA; from the exons ATGGGTGAAATGGAAAGTTTAATACCTCAAGGTGCTCAAACTTCTTTGATTTTTTTCGTCAATGGAAAGAAG ATTGAAGAACCCAATGCAGATCCGGAATGGACTTTGCTGTGGTATCTGAGAAGAAAATTGCACTTGACTGGCACAAAATATGGATGCGGGGAAGGCGGTTGTGGCGCCTGCACCGTCATGCTCTCACAGTATTTAAGAAAAGAAGGCCGCGTCAA ACATATGGCTATCAATGCATGTTTGACTCCGGTTTGCGCAATGCACGGGTTAGCGGTAACCACAGTAGAGGGTATTGGAACGACCCAAGATAAATTACATCCAGTTCAAGAGCGAATAGCTAAATCACATGGCTCACAATGCGGATTCTGCACTCCAGGGATTGTTATGTCGATGTACGCTTTATTAAGAAGTAGGAATAAAATTGAATACCATGATATAGAGACGGCTTTACAGGGAAATCTATGTAGATGTACAGGCTACAGACCAATATTAGAAGGGTTCAAAACATTCATAGAAGGCTGGGAAAAACATTACGTACCTGTAGAGCAAGGGTCATGCATAATGGGAAAAGAAtgttgtagaaataaaaaagctACTAAGCTAGATGAAATTGAAAGTGACAAATCGAAATTTATACCTTATGATCCAACGCAGGAACCAATATTTCCACCAGAATTAAAGTTACATAACTACTACGatgaatcttttttatttatcagagGACCAAACGTAATATGGATAAGACCAAGAAATGTTAAAGAATTGCTttcaattaaacataaatacccTACAAGCAAAATTGTAGTAGGAAATACAGAAATTGGAgttgaaatgaaatttaaaaaaatagtttatccTATATTGTTATCACCTTCTACAATATGTGATATGATGTCTTGTAAAGTTTCTGATCAAGGAATCATAATTGGTGCAGCAACATCTCTAACAGATTTGCAAAATTTCTTAGAACAGGATATCAAAGTCGATTCTAATATGACAAAAGTTTTCTCAGCAATAAAGCGCATGTTGCACTGGTTTGCTGGTAACCAAGTACGAAACGTCGCTTCACTTGCTGGTAATATAATCACAGCCAGTCCAATATCTGATTTAAATCCTATATTAATGGCAAGTGCTGCTGTATTAAATGTTTGTAGTTTAGAGAGAGGATATAGAAAAGTAACTATAaatgaaaacttttttaaaagttatagaAAGACAGCACTTAATGATGACGAAATCGTGGTATCAATAGAGATACCGTTCACCGAAAGTATGCAATTTTTTAAGGCATATAAGCAAGCTAGACGGCGAGACGACGACATATCCATAGTCACTGctgcttttaatattaaatttgatcaGACTAACGCGATAGTATCAGAAGCATTCATGTGTTTTGGTGGTATGGGACCAACAACTTTTTATGCAAAAAGATCTTCAAACTTGTTAGTGGGACAAACGTGGAAAGAAAATGTAATCAGCGATGTATGTGATTCTTTAATGGAAGAGCTGCATTTAGAGTCGAATGCACCAGGAGGAATGGCTGAATATAGAAAGTCTTTgtgtttaagtttattttttagattttatttatatgtttcacAGAAGATCACTAAATTTAAtggattcaaaataaataattatgatttaagcGGCATTGATGAAATACCTTTGATGGAACCTAATAGTTCACAAtgttatgaaatgaaaaataatgctGAAAAACCTGACGCAGTTGGTAAACCATTGCCTCATTTATCTGCTTTCAAGCAAGCCACAGGCGAAGCTATATATTGTGACGATATTCTTCCTGTAGAAGGAGAGTTGCATTTAAGTTTAATTCTTAGTTCAGAATCACACGCCAAAATAGTATCTATAGATCCTAGTAAGGCTTTAGCTTTACCCGGTGTTGTTGCATTTTTTTCCGCTCAAGATTTAAGTGAGCAGTGTAATAAAATGGGCCCTATATTAAAGGACGAGGAAGTATTTTCAAGAGATAAAGTAATTAGTCAGGCGTGTGTTATAGGAGCAATAGTAGCTAAATCGGAAATGGTCAGCAAGAGAGCTAAAAATCTCGTGACTGTAACTTATGAGCGTTTGGATCCGGTAATAATTACTACAGAAGATGCAATTGAACACAAATCATACTTCTCCGGTTATCCTCAACAAATAAAGAAAGGTGATGTTGAAAATGCATTTTTGAAATCTAAACATGTTGTTGAAGGTAAAATTCGTATTGGAGCACAGGAGCACTTTTATCTTGAAACAATATCGGCGTATGCTATTAGAAAAGAAGATGAACTCGAAATTATATCAACTACACAAGCTCCAGCAGAGATTGGG CATACAGTAGCACAATGTCTGCAAATACGAAATCACAAAGTTATTTCAAAAGTTAAGAGAATAGGTGGTGGTTTTGGTGGAAAGGAAACTAGAGCCAGCGTTTTGGCAGTACCTGTTGCAATTGCGGCTTACAAATTGAAGAAACCCGTCAGATCTGTATTAGATAGAGATGAGGATATGCAAATTACAGGTTATAGACAtccctttttaataaaatacaaggcTTCCTTTAATGAAGAGGGTAGAATAACTGGGGTTTTATACGACTTGTACGCCAACGCCGGATATTCTATGGACATTTCATGTTCC ATGATAGATAGAACTATATTCCATGTTgacaatagttattttattcaaaatatagagGTTAACGGATATCTGTGCAAAACAAATATGCCATCTAATACTGCATTTAGAGGTTTTGGAGCACCGCAAGCTATGTTGGCGGCGGAAACTATGATAAGACACATTGCCTCCGTCATTAACAAATCGTATGAAGAAATTGTTGAAATCAATCTTTATCGAGAAGGGCATCTGACGCATTTTAACCAAGTACTATCACATTGTACATTGTCTAAGTGTTGGAATCAATGCATAGAAACGTCTGGTTATTTAAAAAGGAAGAAGAGCGTGGAAGAGTTCAATAG GTCTAATCGCTGGAAGAAGAAAGGCATTTCTTTAGTTCCTACTAAATATGGTATATCTTTCGGATCTGACTTTCTAATGCAAGCAGGTGCATTAATTTTAGTGTACGCGGATGGATCAGTTTTACTTTCCATTGGAGGGATAGAAATGGGACAGGGACTTTATACCAAAATGATACAAGTCGCATCAAAGGCACTAGAAATAGATTacaccaaaatatatataaacgaaACTGCAACTGACAAAGTGCCTAATGCTTCCCCTACTGCTGCAAGTATAAGTTCCGATTTGTACGGAATGGCTGTTATCAAtgcttgcaatattttaaaaaaaagaatatcatCGTATAAAGAGAAAAACCCATCGGGATCTTGGGAAGATTGGATCTCATGTGCTTATATGGATAGAGTAAGTCTATTTGCGACTGGTTTTTATGCAGCGCCGAAAATTGAATACAATCGCGAAAAGAATAGTGGCAATTTGTATGAATACTTTACTTACGGGGTGGCATGTTCTGAAGTCATTATAGATTGCTTGACTGGAGACCATCAAGTACTGAGATCAGATATTGTGATGGATGTTGGAGAAAGTTTAAATCCTGCTATTGATATAGGTCAGATTGAAGGTGCTTTTATGCAAGGCTATGGTTTATTTACGATTGAAGAGATGGTATTCTCTCCACGTGGCGACATTCTTTCAAAGGGACCTGGGGCATATAAAATCCCTGCCTTTTCTGATATACCGAAAGTATTTAATGTATCGTTACTTAAAGGTGCCCCGAATCCACGTGCAGTATATTCTTCTAAG GCTGTTGGCGAACCGCCTCTGTTTCTTGCGGCTTCAATATATTTCGCTATTAAAGAAGCCATTAAGTCAGCTCGAATCGATAGCGGCGTGCATCCAGAATTTGAATTAGACACACCGGCAACTTGCGCCCGTATTAGAATGGCTTGTGAAGACACAATTACGAAACAG GTCAAGCCGACGATAAAGAGCAACGCAGTGCCGTGGAACGTGGTTGCGTAA